In the Oncorhynchus nerka isolate Pitt River linkage group LG2, Oner_Uvic_2.0, whole genome shotgun sequence genome, one interval contains:
- the si:ch211-222l21.1 gene encoding prothymosin alpha, whose translation MADTAVETTTTTEISAKELKEKKEVAEEVMVEKKENGSGDAPGNETHTNGAEETNGAKEKTNGAIHSEVTPEVEEDGEGEDAEEDAEEAADEEVDHPVKRPAEEEEQGETKKQKTENDDSKEAEVEA comes from the exons ATGGCTGATACCGCAGTAGAGACGACCACAACCACCGAGATTTCAGCAAAG GAGCTTAAAGAGAAGAAAGAGGTTGCCGAGGAGGTGATGGTGGAGAAGAAGGAGAACGGCAGTGGGGACGCACCTGGCAATGAAACA CACACAAATGGTGCAGAGGAGACAAATGGTGCAAAGGAGAAGACAAATGGTGCAATTCATTCTGAAGTAACTCCAGAGGTTGAAGAGGATG gagagggagaggatgcaGAAGAAGATGCAGAAGAAGCTGCTGATGAGGAGGTTGACCACCCTGTGAAGCGCCCAGCTGAGGAGGAG GAACAAGGggaaacaaaaaaacagaaaacagaaaacgATGACTCAAAGGAAGCTGAAGTGGAGGCCTAG